Proteins encoded by one window of Esox lucius isolate fEsoLuc1 chromosome 4, fEsoLuc1.pri, whole genome shotgun sequence:
- the fgf18a gene encoding fibroblast growth factor 18a isoform X4 — MRSLFSTLAVLCIQMLLVMCNPLQVFAMDGVNFSVHVENQTRVRDAMSRRQHRVYQLYSRTSGKHVQVLGRRISARGEDGDKYAQLVVEADTFGSQVRIRGKETNFYLCMNRRGKLVGKKASNKSEDCVFVEKVLENHYTALMSARYSGWYVGFTKRGRPRRGPHTLPNQQDVHFMKRFPPGEYPETTPFRFTTVNKRSKRVRATGPR; from the exons ATGTATCCAGATGTTGCTGGTGATGTGTAATCCACTGCAG GTCTTCGCCATGGATGGGGTTAACTTCAGCGTGCACGTGGAGAACCAGACCCGGGTGAGAGACGCTATGAGCCGGCGGCAACACCGGGTCTACCAGCTCTATAGCCGTACCAGCGGCAAACACGTCCAAGTGCTGGGAAGACGCATCAGCGCCCGCGGAGAGGATGGAGACAAATATG CCCAGCTCGTAGTGGAGGCTGACACCTTTGGTAGCCAGGTGAGAATCCGCGGCAAAGAGACCAACTTCTACCTGTGCATGAATCGCCGTGGCAAGCTGGTGGGAAAG AAGGCCAGTAATAAAAGTGAAGATTGCGTGTTTGTGGAGAAGGTTCTGGAGAACCACTACACAGCGCTGATGTCGGCACGCTATTCTGGCTGGTACGTGGGCTTCACTAAGCGGGGGCGGCCTCGCCGAGGCCCCCACACATTGCCCAATCAGCAGGACGTCCACTTTATGAAGCGCTTCCCGCCTGGGGAGTACCCCGAAACCACACCGTTCCGCTTTACAACTGTCAACAAGAGGAGCAAGAGGGTCCGTGCCACCGGACCCCGCTAG
- the fgf18a gene encoding fibroblast growth factor 18a isoform X2 has product MDRRCRFGVRSVNVIRCIQMLLVMCNPLQVFAMDGVNFSVHVENQTRVRDAMSRRQHRVYQLYSRTSGKHVQVLGRRISARGEDGDKYAQLVVEADTFGSQVRIRGKETNFYLCMNRRGKLVGKKASNKSEDCVFVEKVLENHYTALMSARYSGWYVGFTKRGRPRRGPHTLPNQQDVHFMKRFPPGEYPETTPFRFTTVNKRSKRVRATGPR; this is encoded by the exons ATGTATCCAGATGTTGCTGGTGATGTGTAATCCACTGCAG GTCTTCGCCATGGATGGGGTTAACTTCAGCGTGCACGTGGAGAACCAGACCCGGGTGAGAGACGCTATGAGCCGGCGGCAACACCGGGTCTACCAGCTCTATAGCCGTACCAGCGGCAAACACGTCCAAGTGCTGGGAAGACGCATCAGCGCCCGCGGAGAGGATGGAGACAAATATG CCCAGCTCGTAGTGGAGGCTGACACCTTTGGTAGCCAGGTGAGAATCCGCGGCAAAGAGACCAACTTCTACCTGTGCATGAATCGCCGTGGCAAGCTGGTGGGAAAG AAGGCCAGTAATAAAAGTGAAGATTGCGTGTTTGTGGAGAAGGTTCTGGAGAACCACTACACAGCGCTGATGTCGGCACGCTATTCTGGCTGGTACGTGGGCTTCACTAAGCGGGGGCGGCCTCGCCGAGGCCCCCACACATTGCCCAATCAGCAGGACGTCCACTTTATGAAGCGCTTCCCGCCTGGGGAGTACCCCGAAACCACACCGTTCCGCTTTACAACTGTCAACAAGAGGAGCAAGAGGGTCCGTGCCACCGGACCCCGCTAG
- the fgf18a gene encoding fibroblast growth factor 18a isoform X1: MDRRCRFGVRSVNVIRCIQMLLVMCNPLQQVFAMDGVNFSVHVENQTRVRDAMSRRQHRVYQLYSRTSGKHVQVLGRRISARGEDGDKYAQLVVEADTFGSQVRIRGKETNFYLCMNRRGKLVGKKASNKSEDCVFVEKVLENHYTALMSARYSGWYVGFTKRGRPRRGPHTLPNQQDVHFMKRFPPGEYPETTPFRFTTVNKRSKRVRATGPR; this comes from the exons ATGTATCCAGATGTTGCTGGTGATGTGTAATCCACTGCAG caGGTCTTCGCCATGGATGGGGTTAACTTCAGCGTGCACGTGGAGAACCAGACCCGGGTGAGAGACGCTATGAGCCGGCGGCAACACCGGGTCTACCAGCTCTATAGCCGTACCAGCGGCAAACACGTCCAAGTGCTGGGAAGACGCATCAGCGCCCGCGGAGAGGATGGAGACAAATATG CCCAGCTCGTAGTGGAGGCTGACACCTTTGGTAGCCAGGTGAGAATCCGCGGCAAAGAGACCAACTTCTACCTGTGCATGAATCGCCGTGGCAAGCTGGTGGGAAAG AAGGCCAGTAATAAAAGTGAAGATTGCGTGTTTGTGGAGAAGGTTCTGGAGAACCACTACACAGCGCTGATGTCGGCACGCTATTCTGGCTGGTACGTGGGCTTCACTAAGCGGGGGCGGCCTCGCCGAGGCCCCCACACATTGCCCAATCAGCAGGACGTCCACTTTATGAAGCGCTTCCCGCCTGGGGAGTACCCCGAAACCACACCGTTCCGCTTTACAACTGTCAACAAGAGGAGCAAGAGGGTCCGTGCCACCGGACCCCGCTAG
- the fgf18a gene encoding fibroblast growth factor 18a isoform X3: MRSLFSTLAVLCIQMLLVMCNPLQQVFAMDGVNFSVHVENQTRVRDAMSRRQHRVYQLYSRTSGKHVQVLGRRISARGEDGDKYAQLVVEADTFGSQVRIRGKETNFYLCMNRRGKLVGKKASNKSEDCVFVEKVLENHYTALMSARYSGWYVGFTKRGRPRRGPHTLPNQQDVHFMKRFPPGEYPETTPFRFTTVNKRSKRVRATGPR, encoded by the exons ATGTATCCAGATGTTGCTGGTGATGTGTAATCCACTGCAG caGGTCTTCGCCATGGATGGGGTTAACTTCAGCGTGCACGTGGAGAACCAGACCCGGGTGAGAGACGCTATGAGCCGGCGGCAACACCGGGTCTACCAGCTCTATAGCCGTACCAGCGGCAAACACGTCCAAGTGCTGGGAAGACGCATCAGCGCCCGCGGAGAGGATGGAGACAAATATG CCCAGCTCGTAGTGGAGGCTGACACCTTTGGTAGCCAGGTGAGAATCCGCGGCAAAGAGACCAACTTCTACCTGTGCATGAATCGCCGTGGCAAGCTGGTGGGAAAG AAGGCCAGTAATAAAAGTGAAGATTGCGTGTTTGTGGAGAAGGTTCTGGAGAACCACTACACAGCGCTGATGTCGGCACGCTATTCTGGCTGGTACGTGGGCTTCACTAAGCGGGGGCGGCCTCGCCGAGGCCCCCACACATTGCCCAATCAGCAGGACGTCCACTTTATGAAGCGCTTCCCGCCTGGGGAGTACCCCGAAACCACACCGTTCCGCTTTACAACTGTCAACAAGAGGAGCAAGAGGGTCCGTGCCACCGGACCCCGCTAG